In a single window of the Aminomonas paucivorans DSM 12260 genome:
- a CDS encoding cyclase family protein, which produces MWGNPWDEGGGQASRRGRATDPLEGWRLFDVTQEMDAFRFPGNPGLEVRGPFSRVEGKTREYVYDLSFCSQTGTHVQGGHYFLEEGSRIEAYPLESFAGPCAVVDLTRRGEDTEAEDLESLLREEDFSCPALVFRTGHMEEVLASGRLDPERRPGLSLRAARYLTERGTRLVGIDSVGLESRRSRSFEVCRHFGREGVLLLEGLVGLEALKGRYGFLQAFPLKIRGVEGTPCRAVVWQREEPLGAGEGNASRPGAGGEGMGT; this is translated from the coding sequence ATGTGGGGGAATCCATGGGATGAGGGGGGAGGGCAGGCCTCCCGGCGGGGTCGGGCTACGGACCCCCTGGAGGGGTGGCGGCTCTTCGACGTGACCCAGGAGATGGACGCCTTCCGCTTCCCCGGCAACCCGGGGCTGGAGGTGCGGGGGCCCTTCAGCCGGGTGGAGGGAAAGACGCGGGAGTACGTGTACGACCTGTCCTTCTGCTCCCAGACGGGCACCCATGTCCAGGGGGGGCACTATTTCCTGGAAGAGGGATCGCGCATCGAGGCCTACCCGTTGGAGTCCTTCGCCGGACCCTGCGCGGTGGTGGACCTGACCCGGCGGGGGGAGGACACGGAGGCGGAGGACCTGGAGTCCCTCCTGAGGGAGGAGGACTTCTCCTGTCCCGCCCTGGTGTTCCGTACCGGTCACATGGAGGAGGTGCTGGCCTCGGGACGGTTGGACCCGGAGAGGCGCCCGGGGCTGTCCCTCCGGGCGGCCCGGTACCTCACGGAGCGGGGCACCCGACTGGTGGGCATCGACTCGGTGGGGCTGGAGTCCCGCCGCAGCCGGTCCTTCGAGGTGTGCCGCCACTTCGGACGGGAGGGGGTGCTGCTCCTGGAGGGACTGGTGGGGCTGGAAGCCCTGAAGGGGCGGTATGGATTCCTTCAGGCCTTTCCCCTGAAGATCCGGGGGGTGGAGGGGACCCCCTGTCGGGCGGTGGTGTGGCAGCGGGAGGAGCCCCTCGGGGCGGGGGAAGGAAACGCCTCCCGTCCCGGAGCTGGAGGAGAGGGGATGGGGACATGA
- a CDS encoding thioredoxin family protein, with amino-acid sequence MSATNVPGEARFPRKGADPVPSETVRRLEGILREAGADFVLFYRQIPTRSAAEGAAAFRIEPGQTAPALVLEAEGRPLVWIASGGRGRLDLEEAARILGVSSVRLASPGRAKEVTGFVVGSLPLLPHDLPCVVDEELLRYPRVYGGTGDPLWTLAVAPEALLRLNRVVARHPAREGGGTVEQGLPLEAYLATGTEEDRALYRGFRERIRASEAFRERVLRAGILPDLEVYAELFCPDCAVLVPYLEEVAAWRPEASLRFFPREGNEERLCALSGEARIPTVVARGRGGSRGEVFLERPRVVRELLAAASGEETLRIVSVYRNGAFATALEEELGDLLTGEKGERG; translated from the coding sequence ATGAGCGCGACGAACGTTCCCGGGGAGGCCCGGTTCCCCCGGAAGGGGGCGGATCCCGTTCCTTCGGAGACGGTGCGGCGACTGGAGGGGATTTTGCGGGAAGCGGGGGCGGACTTCGTCCTGTTCTATCGGCAGATCCCCACCCGCTCCGCCGCTGAAGGGGCCGCGGCCTTCCGCATCGAGCCGGGGCAGACCGCCCCGGCCCTGGTGCTGGAGGCGGAGGGACGTCCCCTGGTCTGGATCGCCTCGGGGGGGAGGGGAAGGCTGGATCTGGAGGAGGCGGCCCGGATCCTGGGGGTCTCTTCGGTTCGCCTGGCCTCTCCCGGAAGGGCGAAGGAGGTCACGGGGTTTGTCGTGGGTTCCCTGCCCCTTCTGCCCCACGATCTTCCCTGCGTGGTGGACGAAGAGCTGCTGCGGTACCCCCGGGTGTACGGAGGCACCGGCGACCCTTTGTGGACCCTCGCGGTGGCGCCGGAGGCTCTCCTGCGCCTCAACCGGGTGGTGGCCCGACACCCCGCCCGAGAGGGCGGCGGGACGGTGGAGCAGGGGCTGCCCCTGGAGGCCTATCTGGCCACGGGGACGGAGGAGGACCGGGCCCTCTACCGGGGTTTCCGGGAGCGGATCCGGGCCTCGGAGGCGTTCCGGGAGCGGGTGCTGCGAGCGGGGATCTTGCCGGACCTGGAGGTTTATGCGGAGCTGTTCTGTCCGGACTGCGCCGTCCTGGTGCCGTATCTGGAGGAGGTGGCCGCATGGCGCCCCGAGGCGTCTCTCCGGTTTTTTCCCCGGGAGGGAAACGAGGAGCGGCTTTGTGCCCTTTCCGGGGAGGCGCGCATCCCCACGGTGGTGGCCCGGGGACGGGGCGGATCCCGGGGCGAGGTCTTCCTGGAACGTCCCCGGGTCGTCCGGGAGCTGCTTGCTGCCGCCTCGGGGGAAGAGACGCTGCGGATCGTCTCGGTCTACCGAAACGGTGCCTTCGCCACCGCCCTGGAGGAGGAGCTGGGGGATCTCTTGACGGGGGAGAAGGGGGAGAGGGGATGA
- a CDS encoding metallopeptidase family protein, with translation MTRLSFPAFRTLADRLADELPPDLTRNLNGGILAVPKRVKRGGYWILGEYVEDLMGRTVYLYHGSFRELFAGEPREVWEEEIRETLMHELTHHLEALAGVDDLGQAEEEEFGPL, from the coding sequence ATGACCCGCCTTTCCTTTCCCGCTTTCCGGACCCTGGCGGATCGGTTGGCGGACGAGCTGCCCCCGGACCTCACCCGGAACCTCAACGGGGGGATCCTGGCGGTGCCCAAGCGGGTGAAGCGGGGAGGCTACTGGATCCTGGGGGAGTACGTGGAGGACCTGATGGGGCGAACCGTCTACCTCTACCACGGGTCCTTCCGGGAGCTGTTTGCCGGGGAGCCACGGGAGGTCTGGGAGGAGGAGATCCGGGAGACCCTGATGCACGAGCTGACCCACCACCTGGAGGCCCTGGCGGGAGTGGACGATCTGGGACAGGCGGAGGAAGAGGAGTTCGGTCCCCTCTAG
- a CDS encoding methyl-accepting chemotaxis protein, with protein MNTGTQRTLWVAGTGILVGGASAAWGLSGLDPFRYLVSLILTGGSMGAVLAFLNRPEAGQKGQDAPLALASRTSTPGIGEGPGFSEAKRLALQLASAWEDVQGACRYIFRSMQAIGEETGQVARAGDDVAALAQELQTHLTRNTENTEASARTLGRVADQGRGIQEEARKDQELVTSTVEAVRLVAQSTRGVAEAIEDMKGVSDHIVQITDTIRNLAKQTNLLALNASIEAARAGEHGRASPWWRRRCAPLAEASTRAAEEIGKLAASSRDLAQVAVDRMEDARVRVEATDEKAELTRQSLDRVLGAVEEVLDSLGSASRSAQEQAEAAREMTQAVQTVTERVSDQAERLRRTDAGLQEQSGAAEAIEERLQRVEKGSSSLGQTLFRLDHNPSLSLEDLRRRGTARIGVEKNDVGVFHFWRGGRVEGFDADLATALCQAMGVRPELVPVPWGNGEPGTVTGTWTAGSFEGFDFLVTTATKLPERIERVTFSDSYFESGQMVVTRRETGILRLMDLKGRAVGVTRGATNEQAARGKLKHSQIVSFPSWPEVVRALESGAVDALVIDSPVAWELVKEHPGFDALEALLTREHFGITLPRDVSWDLKELVDQVVRRERERLFRKWFPDRVR; from the coding sequence ATGAACACAGGCACACAGCGAACCTTATGGGTAGCGGGAACGGGGATCCTCGTGGGAGGGGCCTCGGCGGCCTGGGGGTTGTCCGGGCTGGACCCGTTCCGTTACCTGGTCTCCCTGATCCTGACGGGGGGAAGCATGGGGGCGGTCCTGGCGTTCCTGAACCGTCCTGAGGCCGGACAAAAGGGGCAAGACGCCCCCCTGGCTCTGGCTTCCCGAACCTCCACTCCGGGAATCGGCGAGGGCCCCGGCTTCTCCGAGGCGAAGCGTCTGGCCCTGCAGCTGGCATCGGCCTGGGAGGACGTGCAGGGGGCCTGCCGCTACATCTTCCGCTCCATGCAGGCCATCGGGGAAGAGACGGGGCAGGTGGCCCGGGCGGGGGACGACGTGGCCGCCCTGGCACAGGAACTCCAGACCCATCTGACCCGGAACACCGAGAACACCGAGGCCTCCGCCCGGACCCTGGGAAGGGTGGCCGACCAGGGCAGGGGCATCCAGGAGGAGGCCCGGAAGGACCAGGAGCTGGTCACCTCCACCGTGGAGGCGGTGCGCCTGGTGGCCCAGTCCACCCGAGGGGTGGCGGAGGCCATCGAGGACATGAAGGGCGTGTCCGACCACATCGTCCAGATCACCGACACCATCCGAAACCTGGCCAAGCAGACCAACCTCCTGGCCCTCAACGCCTCCATCGAGGCCGCCCGGGCGGGGGAACACGGTCGGGCTTCTCCGTGGTGGCGGAGGAGGTGCGCACCCCTGGCGGAGGCCTCCACCAGGGCGGCGGAGGAGATCGGCAAGCTCGCCGCCTCCAGCCGGGACCTGGCCCAGGTGGCGGTGGACCGCATGGAGGACGCCCGGGTGCGGGTGGAGGCCACGGACGAGAAGGCCGAGCTGACCCGCCAGAGTCTGGACCGGGTCCTGGGAGCGGTGGAGGAGGTCCTGGACTCCCTGGGCAGCGCCTCCCGATCCGCCCAGGAACAGGCCGAGGCGGCCCGGGAGATGACCCAGGCGGTGCAGACCGTGACGGAGCGGGTCTCCGACCAGGCGGAGCGGCTCCGCCGGACGGACGCGGGGCTCCAGGAACAGTCCGGAGCGGCGGAGGCCATCGAGGAACGGCTCCAACGGGTGGAGAAGGGGTCCTCCTCCCTGGGACAGACCCTGTTCCGCCTGGACCACAACCCATCCCTCTCCCTGGAGGATCTGCGCCGCCGCGGAACGGCCCGCATCGGGGTGGAGAAGAACGACGTGGGGGTGTTCCACTTCTGGCGGGGCGGCCGGGTGGAGGGCTTCGACGCGGACCTGGCGACGGCCCTGTGCCAGGCCATGGGGGTCCGCCCGGAGCTGGTCCCGGTCCCCTGGGGGAACGGGGAGCCGGGGACCGTCACGGGAACCTGGACGGCAGGGTCCTTCGAAGGCTTCGACTTTCTGGTCACCACCGCCACGAAACTTCCTGAGCGCATCGAGCGGGTCACCTTCTCGGACAGCTACTTCGAGAGCGGCCAGATGGTGGTGACCCGCAGGGAGACGGGGATCCTCCGCCTCATGGACCTGAAGGGACGGGCTGTGGGGGTCACCCGGGGAGCCACCAACGAGCAGGCCGCCCGGGGCAAGCTGAAGCACAGCCAGATCGTCTCCTTCCCCTCCTGGCCCGAGGTGGTCCGAGCCCTGGAGAGCGGGGCGGTGGACGCCCTGGTCATCGACAGCCCCGTGGCGTGGGAACTGGTGAAGGAACACCCCGGCTTCGACGCCCTGGAGGCCCTCCTGACCCGGGAGCACTTCGGGATCACCCTGCCCCGGGACGTGTCCTGGGACCTGAAGGAGCTGGTGGACCAGGTGGTGCGCCGGGAGAGGGAACGCCTCTTCCGCAAGTGGTTCCCCGACCGGGTCCGTTAG
- a CDS encoding methyl-accepting chemotaxis protein: MEGSGRLWGYGLCTGIGTATALGFWVAQNPTFPRLAAGGAGIVLAALGGASAGLRTLPHPAEGEERPPQPAQVPSGSSEAKRLALQLASAWEDVQGACRYIFRSMQAIGEETGQVARAGDDVAALAQELQTHLTRNTENTEASARTLGRVADQGRGIQEEARKDQELVTSTVEAVRLVAQSTRGVAEAIEDMKGVSDHIVQITDTIRNLAKQTNLLALNASIEAARAGEHGRGFSVVAEEVRTLAEASTRAAEEIGKLAASSRDLAQVAVDRMEDARVRVEATDEKAELTRQSLDRVLGAVEEVLDSLGSASRSAQEQAEAAREMTRAVHTVTERVSDQAERLRRTDTKLQEQSGITETIHQRLQGVEGASRTLTGQLFRQSPGALSLEDLRCRGTIRMGIEQGDFGVFHFWRDGRVAGFDADLGLALAQATGVRPEWVPIPWGNGEPGTITGTWSAGSFQGFDLLVTAVTKLPERIERVTLSDSYFESGQLVVVPRDRGLSSLLDLKERAVGVTRGATSEQAARGKLKHSRIVPLPSARDVEQALEAGKVDALVVDGPVAWGMTDRHPQWTYLETRLTQEHFGITLPRDVSWDLKELVDQVVRREREHLFRKWFPGKSL, encoded by the coding sequence ATGGAAGGATCGGGACGTCTGTGGGGGTACGGCCTGTGCACCGGAATCGGGACAGCCACGGCGCTGGGGTTCTGGGTCGCCCAGAATCCCACGTTTCCGCGGCTGGCGGCGGGAGGGGCGGGGATCGTCCTGGCCGCCCTGGGAGGGGCCTCGGCGGGACTGCGGACCCTCCCCCACCCTGCGGAGGGGGAGGAACGCCCGCCACAGCCGGCCCAAGTCCCCTCGGGTTCCTCCGAGGCGAAGCGTCTGGCCCTGCAGCTGGCATCGGCCTGGGAGGACGTGCAGGGGGCCTGCCGCTACATCTTCCGCTCCATGCAGGCCATCGGGGAAGAGACGGGGCAGGTGGCCCGGGCGGGGGACGACGTGGCCGCCCTGGCACAGGAACTCCAGACCCATCTGACCCGGAACACCGAGAACACCGAGGCCTCCGCCCGGACCCTGGGAAGGGTGGCCGACCAGGGCAGGGGCATCCAGGAGGAGGCCCGGAAGGACCAGGAGCTGGTCACCTCCACCGTGGAGGCGGTGCGCCTGGTGGCCCAGTCCACCCGAGGGGTGGCGGAGGCCATCGAGGACATGAAGGGCGTGTCCGACCACATCGTCCAGATCACCGACACCATCCGAAACCTGGCCAAGCAGACCAACCTCCTGGCCCTCAACGCCTCCATCGAGGCCGCCCGGGCGGGGGAACACGGTCGGGGCTTCTCCGTGGTGGCGGAGGAGGTGCGCACCCTGGCGGAGGCCTCCACCAGGGCGGCGGAGGAGATCGGCAAGCTCGCCGCCTCCAGCCGGGACCTGGCCCAGGTGGCGGTGGACCGCATGGAGGACGCCCGGGTGCGGGTGGAGGCCACGGACGAGAAGGCCGAGCTGACCCGCCAGAGTCTGGACCGGGTCCTGGGAGCGGTGGAGGAGGTCCTGGACTCCCTGGGCAGCGCCTCCCGGTCCGCCCAGGAACAGGCCGAGGCGGCCCGGGAGATGACCCGGGCGGTGCATACCGTGACGGAGCGGGTCTCCGACCAGGCGGAGCGGCTCCGCCGGACGGACACGAAGCTCCAGGAACAGTCCGGCATCACCGAAACCATCCACCAGCGCCTTCAGGGGGTGGAGGGAGCCTCCCGCACCCTCACGGGACAGCTCTTCCGCCAGTCCCCCGGAGCCCTCTCCCTGGAGGACCTGCGGTGCCGCGGTACGATCCGCATGGGCATCGAGCAGGGGGATTTCGGGGTGTTCCACTTCTGGCGAGACGGGCGGGTGGCGGGCTTCGACGCGGACCTGGGACTTGCCCTGGCCCAGGCCACAGGGGTCCGCCCCGAATGGGTTCCCATCCCCTGGGGCAACGGAGAACCGGGGACCATCACGGGAACCTGGTCGGCGGGGTCCTTCCAGGGTTTCGACCTCCTGGTCACCGCGGTGACCAAACTGCCGGAGCGCATCGAGCGGGTCACCCTCTCGGACAGCTACTTCGAGAGCGGCCAGCTGGTGGTGGTCCCCCGGGACAGGGGGCTTTCCTCCCTCCTGGATCTGAAGGAACGGGCGGTGGGGGTCACCCGGGGGGCCACCAGCGAACAGGCCGCCCGGGGCAAGCTGAAGCACAGCCGGATCGTCCCCCTTCCTTCTGCCCGGGACGTGGAGCAGGCCCTGGAGGCGGGCAAGGTGGACGCCCTGGTGGTGGACGGCCCCGTGGCATGGGGGATGACGGACCGACACCCCCAATGGACCTACCTGGAAACCCGGCTCACCCAGGAACACTTCGGCATCACCCTGCCCCGGGACGTGTCCTGGGACCTGAAGGAGCTGGTGGACCAGGTGGTGCGCCGGGAGAGGGAGCACCTCTTCCGCAAGTGGTTCCCCGGCAAGAGCCTCTGA
- a CDS encoding HD-GYP domain-containing protein yields MQRRSVSRLEPGMCLAVDVLRNDGVLLLKAGVPLSEQQIQSLDGVVHAVYVRREGFDDVLSRAVVPDETARFDLVRRLEGIYCFLYEKYVERADRGERERIAPPRGAGGGAVEFRDLMQVDQALRHCARSILEDVRDRRYALLSFDLPAPKHNSLYVFEHAVQSAILAARVLENSYREGSFHYVEDRGGHREHREHPFDEKRFEDLLAGILLCEGGMLSIPREVLAVPIFSPEDRAKYLYPHPRVSREMARLLPSLSPLAGAVVANHHERRDGQGYPRGSTDHHPFVDAAILATTFDALVSSRPQRPGMGTAKDDKACHPAEALERLFALAAEGAVHGGILEELARYVVPYPFGTTLVLSNGDVGLVVDCTDRVDPARRQRPLVRCSQNIRTGRREGLWEVDLASRTDLTVQSAIYA; encoded by the coding sequence GTGCAGAGGCGGTCGGTGAGCCGACTGGAGCCGGGGATGTGCCTGGCGGTGGACGTGTTGCGCAACGACGGGGTGCTCCTCCTGAAGGCCGGGGTGCCCCTCTCGGAGCAGCAGATCCAGTCCCTGGACGGGGTGGTCCACGCGGTGTACGTCCGGAGGGAAGGGTTTGACGATGTGCTCTCCCGGGCGGTGGTGCCCGACGAGACCGCCCGGTTCGATCTGGTGCGGCGCCTGGAGGGGATCTACTGTTTTCTCTACGAGAAGTACGTGGAGCGGGCGGACCGGGGAGAGAGGGAACGGATCGCGCCTCCCCGAGGGGCGGGGGGCGGCGCGGTGGAATTCCGGGATCTGATGCAGGTGGACCAGGCTTTGCGGCACTGTGCCCGCTCGATCCTGGAGGACGTGCGGGATCGGCGCTATGCTCTGCTCTCCTTCGACCTCCCTGCGCCGAAACACAACTCCCTCTACGTGTTCGAGCACGCGGTGCAGTCCGCTATCCTGGCCGCCCGGGTCCTGGAGAACAGCTACCGGGAGGGGAGCTTCCATTACGTGGAGGATCGGGGGGGGCACCGGGAGCATCGGGAACACCCCTTCGACGAAAAACGTTTCGAGGACCTGCTCGCGGGCATCCTCCTGTGCGAGGGGGGGATGCTTTCCATCCCCCGGGAGGTGCTGGCCGTGCCGATCTTCTCCCCGGAGGACCGGGCGAAGTACCTTTACCCTCATCCCCGGGTGAGCCGGGAGATGGCCCGTCTGCTTCCCTCCCTGTCCCCCCTGGCGGGGGCGGTGGTGGCGAACCACCACGAACGGCGGGACGGGCAGGGCTACCCCAGGGGCTCCACGGACCACCACCCCTTCGTGGACGCGGCGATCCTGGCGACCACCTTCGACGCCCTGGTGTCCAGCCGCCCCCAGCGACCGGGCATGGGGACGGCGAAGGACGACAAGGCCTGCCACCCCGCGGAGGCACTGGAGCGGCTCTTCGCTCTGGCGGCGGAGGGGGCGGTGCACGGGGGCATCCTGGAGGAGCTGGCCCGGTACGTGGTGCCCTACCCCTTCGGCACCACCCTGGTGCTCTCCAACGGGGACGTGGGGCTGGTGGTGGACTGCACCGATCGGGTGGACCCGGCGCGGCGGCAGCGTCCCCTGGTGCGGTGCTCCCAGAACATCCGGACCGGCCGCAGGGAGGGGCTCTGGGAAGTGGACCTGGCCTCCCGGACGGACCTGACGGTGCAAAGCGCCATCTACGCCTGA
- a CDS encoding putative manganese-dependent inorganic diphosphatase, whose protein sequence is MKDTLYVVGHRNPDTDSIASAIAYAELKRRLGHEAVPCRLGDLNPETAHVLKTFGFPEPLLLETVRPRVEDLDLDPPIPVSPECSLKVAWNLMKRHGAKTLPVVDDHERLLGVATLSDLTERYMDSLDAGGLAAGQTPWTNLAETLTARVEVGDLSGRVEGKVVVAAMTPDRMGEFVEPRDLVLVGNRRENQLRALELGASCLVVTGGGDVEPEVRSAAEAAGCRVLVAPCDTFTAARLVNLSLPVRHVMTSRELVVFDLDDFVDDIRDAMLRTRYRSYPVVDSRNRVQGFVARYHLISRKRKKVVLVDHNERAQSVPGIEEAEVLEILDHHRVGDIQTGSPILFRNEPLGSTATLVCSLYEENGLRPTGPVAGLLCAAVLSDTLRFKSPTSTPLDRMAAERMGEMAGIRDLDAFAAELFRAASSLEGKKPEDLLQQDLKEYALGDWSAAVGQLVVAESALSPSLREELARAMEDLCGRRGYGLVALMLTDPLDESSRVLAAGEQRDLLFRAFGQTPSPEGVRLPGVMSRKKQLLPALVRALEEE, encoded by the coding sequence ATGAAAGACACGCTCTATGTGGTGGGACACCGCAACCCCGACACGGATTCCATCGCCTCCGCCATCGCCTACGCGGAGCTGAAGCGTCGCCTGGGGCATGAGGCGGTGCCCTGCCGTCTGGGGGACCTGAACCCCGAGACGGCCCATGTCCTCAAGACCTTCGGTTTCCCGGAACCCCTGCTTCTGGAGACGGTGCGGCCTCGGGTGGAGGACCTGGACCTGGATCCCCCCATCCCCGTCTCCCCGGAGTGCTCTCTGAAGGTGGCCTGGAACCTCATGAAGCGCCACGGCGCCAAGACCCTGCCTGTGGTGGACGACCACGAGCGGCTCCTGGGGGTGGCGACCCTGTCGGACCTGACGGAGCGGTACATGGACAGCCTGGACGCGGGGGGGCTGGCGGCGGGGCAGACCCCTTGGACCAACCTGGCGGAGACCCTCACCGCCCGGGTGGAGGTGGGGGACCTGTCCGGCCGGGTGGAGGGCAAGGTGGTGGTGGCCGCCATGACCCCGGATCGGATGGGGGAGTTCGTGGAGCCCCGGGACCTGGTCCTGGTGGGCAACCGGAGGGAGAACCAGCTCCGGGCCCTGGAGCTGGGCGCTTCCTGCCTGGTGGTCACCGGGGGCGGGGACGTGGAGCCGGAGGTCCGATCCGCCGCCGAGGCGGCGGGGTGCCGGGTCCTGGTGGCTCCCTGCGACACCTTCACCGCCGCTAGGCTGGTGAACCTGAGCCTCCCGGTGCGCCACGTCATGACCTCCCGGGAGCTGGTGGTCTTCGACCTGGACGACTTCGTGGACGACATCCGGGACGCCATGCTGCGTACCCGGTACCGAAGCTACCCCGTGGTGGATTCCCGCAACCGGGTCCAGGGCTTCGTGGCCCGATACCACCTCATCTCCCGAAAGCGCAAGAAGGTGGTGCTGGTGGACCACAACGAGCGGGCCCAGTCCGTCCCGGGCATCGAGGAGGCGGAGGTACTGGAGATCCTGGACCACCACCGGGTGGGGGACATCCAGACCGGATCCCCCATCCTCTTCCGCAACGAGCCCCTGGGCAGCACCGCCACCCTGGTGTGCTCCCTCTACGAGGAGAACGGACTCCGGCCCACGGGCCCCGTGGCGGGGCTTCTCTGCGCCGCCGTCCTCTCCGACACCCTGCGGTTCAAGTCCCCCACCTCCACCCCCCTGGACCGCATGGCGGCGGAACGCATGGGGGAGATGGCGGGCATCCGGGATCTGGACGCCTTCGCGGCGGAACTCTTCCGGGCCGCCTCCTCCCTGGAGGGCAAGAAACCCGAGGACCTGCTCCAGCAGGACCTGAAGGAGTACGCCTTGGGGGACTGGTCCGCCGCGGTGGGGCAACTGGTGGTGGCGGAGTCCGCCCTCTCCCCGTCCCTTCGGGAGGAGCTGGCTCGGGCCATGGAGGACCTGTGCGGGCGCCGGGGCTACGGCCTGGTGGCGCTGATGCTCACGGATCCCCTGGACGAATCCTCCCGGGTCCTGGCGGCGGGGGAGCAGCGGGACCTCCTCTTCCGGGCCTTCGGCCAGACTCCCTCTCCCGAGGGGGTCCGGCTTCCCGGGGTGATGTCCCGGAAAAAACAGCTCCTTCCCGCCCTGGTGCGGGCCCTGGAGGAGGAGTAG
- a CDS encoding secondary thiamine-phosphate synthase enzyme YjbQ produces MKSHTEYLWMDTSRRKELVHLTPALEGILERSGIREGMMLVSAMHITSGILVNDHEPGLHQDILDWLERLAPEDPGYLHHRTGEDNGDAHLKRILTHHQAVLPVTEGRLDLGPWEQVFYAEFDGQRRKRVVVKVLGE; encoded by the coding sequence ATGAAGAGCCACACGGAGTACCTGTGGATGGACACGTCCCGAAGGAAGGAGCTGGTGCACCTCACCCCGGCCCTTGAGGGAATCCTGGAACGCAGCGGCATCCGGGAGGGGATGATGCTGGTCTCGGCCATGCACATCACCTCGGGGATCCTGGTGAACGACCACGAACCGGGGCTGCATCAGGACATCCTGGACTGGCTGGAGCGCCTCGCCCCGGAGGACCCGGGGTACCTCCACCACCGCACGGGGGAGGACAACGGGGACGCCCACCTCAAGCGCATCCTGACCCACCACCAGGCGGTGCTGCCCGTCACGGAGGGGCGGCTGGATCTGGGCCCCTGGGAGCAGGTGTTCTACGCGGAGTTCGACGGACAGAGGCGGAAGCGGGTGGTGGTGAAGGTCCTGGGGGAGTAG
- a CDS encoding GNAT family N-acetyltransferase yields the protein MGWTVRETTDGVDWDEAAELVERAPLGTRDPRDLRAAFEASAHVCFVYGEGRLLGLGRALSDGVWQGGIYDVCVLPEAQGAGVGRAVVSALLSRMEGLTVILFASPGKEPFYERLGFRRMKTGMGRFARYEERREQGYVE from the coding sequence ATGGGTTGGACCGTGCGGGAGACCACCGATGGGGTGGATTGGGACGAGGCGGCGGAGCTGGTGGAGCGGGCCCCCCTGGGGACCCGGGACCCCAGGGATCTGCGGGCCGCCTTCGAGGCCAGCGCCCACGTGTGCTTCGTTTACGGGGAGGGGCGGCTGCTGGGGCTGGGGCGCGCCCTTTCCGACGGGGTCTGGCAGGGAGGGATCTACGACGTCTGCGTACTCCCGGAGGCCCAGGGGGCCGGGGTGGGGCGTGCGGTGGTGTCCGCCCTTCTTTCCCGCATGGAGGGGCTCACGGTGATCCTCTTCGCCTCCCCGGGGAAGGAGCCGTTTTACGAACGCCTGGGCTTCCGGCGCATGAAGACGGGCATGGGGCGGTTCGCTCGCTATGAGGAGCGTCGGGAACAGGGGTACGTGGAGTAG
- a CDS encoding manganese efflux pump MntP, with amino-acid sequence MNWTLATVLGLSLSMDAFAVSCAIPLCRVRLTRRDTLRVAGCFGFFQGLMPLLGWILAARFADLLRPLDHWVAFGLLLFVGGKMVREGRGKKEDCPVGEGDPTRGRLLLLLALGTSIDALAVGVSFLGMPVRVLPTAGVIGGITFLVCLGGLLASGRFFRGQSGRFEVLGGVVLVGIGLKILLDHLCRGI; translated from the coding sequence ATGAACTGGACCTTGGCGACGGTGCTCGGGCTGAGCCTGTCCATGGACGCCTTCGCGGTGTCCTGTGCCATCCCCCTGTGTCGCGTCCGGCTGACCCGGAGGGATACCCTTCGGGTGGCGGGGTGTTTCGGCTTCTTCCAGGGACTCATGCCCCTGCTGGGCTGGATCCTGGCGGCCCGGTTCGCGGATCTGCTCCGCCCCCTGGACCACTGGGTGGCCTTCGGGCTCCTGCTCTTCGTGGGGGGCAAGATGGTCCGGGAGGGCCGGGGGAAAAAGGAGGACTGTCCTGTGGGGGAGGGGGATCCCACCCGGGGGCGCCTGTTGCTCCTGCTGGCCCTGGGAACCAGCATTGATGCCCTGGCGGTGGGGGTGAGCTTCTTGGGCATGCCCGTGCGGGTCCTGCCCACGGCGGGGGTCATCGGAGGGATCACCTTCCTGGTCTGTCTGGGGGGGCTGCTGGCCTCCGGACGGTTCTTCCGCGGACAGAGCGGACGCTTCGAGGTCCTGGGCGGGGTGGTCCTGGTGGGCATCGGCCTGAAGATCCTCCTGGACCATCTTTGTCGGGGCATCTGA